GTAACCCCCATAACATTTTTCAACATTCTATAATCTCATTTAAACCACAATGTGCCACCCAGTGATGTAACAGCAGCAACGAAGAAAGTGTCTGTTTTGCCATTTACCTTTTCAATATGTCTTCAACTATTTTGTATTATGAAGTGAGTTTCTCATCCAAGGAGCAACAAGGATAGAGGGCTAATGTCTGACAAGACCAGTGATGTGTGTTATGTTTTGCGAGGAATTACAAAGGTTTTTAGAATCTGCATTCCATTCCTTGCTTCTGTACTTTTTACATTTTTGTGCCCATTTTTGTTACGTGTGGCTGTTACTTTCAGACTAACTTGCAGACATCTGAGAACATTCATCTTGGCACAGAGAGAAATGTCTAACACACTCACTTTATTTTAGTTGTGTATAGTGTTATAtgtcccaaatggtgccctattccctatatagtgcactgcttttgaccggagccctggtcaaaagtagtgaactacatagggaatagggtgccatttgggatgtgatCTAGCTGTAAGATGTTGCTATTAAATTGCCACGTTACAGGCCACATTTTGTAATtattcacttttttttttttaagaacatATGTATTTATAAGAATTATAATCTTGCTGTTTCTACTTGATGTTGCTTAATGTAATATGGCTTGTATCTTGTACAGTTTCACAGAATAAAAGAATGTTTTTAACCTGCTGTCACTTCAACGTCATTGCTGTTCATTATTGGATGTTTTAAGCGCACGTTTGCGTCATTCAAGGATTTGTTTTAGACAATGTAAAACCAGTGAGATTGTGATGACTTCCTGAAACATATCCAATGAGTTGAAAGAAGGGTAAATGAAGGCCGAGAGATTCTGTTTTAACATAGTTTGGAATATCAACAATTCCACACCTGATGTCCTCAGTTACTTTTACCATCTGCTTGCACAATACTCCCTATAAAGACTATAGTGTGGACACATTACCCTGTTATACAGTATGTTGCTATTTAGTTTCTCTGGTCGTCTCCTGTTCTATCCCCCAGGTCTAACTTCTACTCACTCTGCTTGCCAGTGGAATAGTATCTCTCTAAATGGTGTCAGGTCAATATATCAGAGCCATTGATAAAGAGATGGTATTTCTGTAGAAAAACAATAACTAGCATGATTTGTTTAAAGGGGTTTTTGCCCTTAACTTACGAACAGGAAATCTCAACACACTGCCTTGAGCggatctcctcctcctttcctgatGAAATGTGAGATCTCCTTTCTGGCTTTCCTTGTTTTTGAGTTCACCTCTACCctttttgttttggttgtgtgttTTAGACAGGGCGGAGTGTAGCAAAGACGTTTTCTTTTAGGCAACATTTTGCGTCATCTGTTCTGTATCTATTACATGTCGTGTTCAACTGGAGTGTCAGTAGACCTACAATAGTGACCCGAACGCGCGTTGTACCGTGTTACTGTTGCATTTGTTCAACGGAAAACAAAGACTACTTAATCCAACAAGCGGACATGATGTTGTTGAACGATATGAAGAATGTTTGGGGAGAAACATACTATTGCGGTCTTATTTGCTTTAAAACCTGTTGCAAAGACCTGAAATGATATTGCATTCTCCAATCAAGGACAGATGCCTGCAGTCAATGTAATCTGATTGAAAGAGTATGGACTTTTTGCACGTTAACCCGACAAAACCTCAAGCTAATTTTAGGTCATTATCTCTTGCTGTGGTTCACATTTTTATAAGGTGATGTAACTGGTCACGGTTGGGTGGGTCAGGATCCACAAATTTGGGCAACTTTCAGTGTTCTGCAAGCACAATGCCATAAGCATAAGCTGTAACTGAGTTGATATATTGCAGAGACACGTTCTCTTCATATCGTGAGTTCACACAccatcccctccccccccccaagTCTCCTGGCTGGCCCACATCTGGTAATGTTTTGCCACTGAGGTATTCCAGGTTTAGAAACCAGATCTCCTCCAGGCAGTCTTAACCCAGGGCCTGGATCCTGGGACTGATACACACAGTTTACTGACCTgacccttagtctctctctgccccaccccaccccccactctctctgctGATTCTCTTACCCTGTCACTGGTCAATGACTctactcccccacctcctcctttccccccctTCAGACTCCACTCCATTCTCCCTTCGCTGGGCCTCCATGAAATCGGACGCTTTACAAATAAATATTAGCTCCGTCTGCAGCGATGTACGCATGAGGAACCTCCCTCTCTACAGTTCCACACTTGCCTTTTCCAGTTAAGATAGTGATTAAACATACATTGAGAAGCATCACTGCTACATATTGGAGTAAATGACATTTCCAACCAACATTACTTTTTAATCACAACCAACCCCACACTGGACATTTCTTTTTAAGATTATCATTTCACTTTTTCCATTGTCCAAGGCCTTGAATGGAGGATAGGCAGCACGGTAAATTGCCTCTGCATGTGACTATGTACATGGCCAAAGTTGTTTTCATAAATATATCACAATGTGTGACGTCAAATAAATACTCACTCGCTCCTTGTCATAAACATGGCGAGAGCGCCCTCTGGTGGACAGGAATCTAACCTGCAGTCCTAAATCAGAACATTATTGTTTGGTCTGCAATGGTTTACACGTGTCAAAATTGGAAACTATCAGTCCTGTTTTTGTTAAACATTTTATTCAAAAAAAGAAACGTTATCTGCTTCAAACCATCCGGATCAATGCCTCCTAATTTGTTGAATTGACTTTACTGTGTGTGGCTACTGTTGTGGTTCAACACAGCAAGACATTTTGATAAAAGGACAgacaagaaaaaatatttaagtCCAATTAGAGGCCAGAGATTAAACAGAGTGAAACTTTAACCCCTTGAAATTATCTGAACTTGAACATAATTCAAATAAAAAGAACACCTAGGAAAggcatcaactagattcagccacacCTAGGAGAggcatcaactagattcagccacacCTAGGAGAggcatcaactagattcagccacacCTAGGAGAggcatcaactagattcagccacacCTAGGAGAggcatcaactagattcagccacacCTAGGAGAggcatcaactagattcagccgcaccTAGGAAAggcatcaactagattcagccgcgggctGATTTTTTTTCTTGGAACAGATGGTCAaggggccagaacataattacaaattatttgtagactgcaaattgaccccAAGAAGCCCAgatatatttgactaaaacaataaTTTCAAGCCTTGCTTACATTTGTTTATGATCACATATGTCTTTGAAACAGAtatccaaaattaaaatcacttgtaGTAGgcttgctggtgtttttacagtcttatgtccAATAATTAAAAATGTTTTTGGCTCGTGGGAAAATAAAATGACCCACGGGCAAAATTCATCCCACCAGTTGGGGGAACCCGACATGAATAATTATTACACACATGCTGGATGCAAAATATACATCATGATCATAAAAACAGTTTATATTTTAAATATCATTAGACCATATTCATCAATGGTAGGAAACTGGGATTGTTAAACAGATTCAAAACAATGCTTTAGCATTCATAGGTGGTATATTCCAACTTTAGGTGCGAAAGAGGCGTGTGCAGCAGAGTCTAGAGAAAACCAGTCATTGTATGTGTGTCATCTCTCAATAGGGGGATATTCAGCTATGACACTGTCTGCACTACAATGTTACCTGCATTGTAAAGGAGGGAGAAGAAATGATTGTGCGAGGTGTTTAAAAGGAGAAAGAACAGATTGTCTATCCATTCTAACACAGTCGTTCTTTGTGCCCTCGCACATGGAAGCCCCAATAGAGTGTGTGATCCAGATGGTGCAAAGCTCAAAAGCAAAATACATACAAAATTCTAAATGAGAAAAATATAGCAAGTCTAATCATTCCAAAGTCCACCAGTCTGTTCCTGATACACTTcaatgacatcctcatcttccaTTCCAagctggggagggagagaaagaaagtcaGACATAGATGCAGGGGAAAGTTGATCTGCAAGCATGTTCAAGGTTTACAAAAAAACAAATTTAAAATGTCACTTAAAAAAAAGTAATAAATTACAAACTTATTATTTTAAGAGACACAGTGGTGGTTGTTTaacctgggtgccagtctgttcaTGTCTGGAATTGCCATTCCATAAGGGTTTGGCCAGAGAAACAGCCTGGCACCCAGACTAGTGACTGTATGGATGATACAAGGGaagagggatgggatgggttgGGGTACCTCTTTGGGGGTTTGGTTGTCTGAGATTCTCTGTCCTTCAAAAAGAAACCTTAGGGTGTTCATTGGTACACCCTGCAGGAAGGAATCACACATGGTTGCATCAGATACTGGGAACATGAAGATATTCATTCTGAAGTTCTGACCTACATTGTCAAAATGAGATGGGACAATCGTTTGGCTTCAtaactctaccactctacctgtCTTTGACTGTATGATTCCTTTAGCTTCTTTAGATGTGTTGTCATCTTCACTTTGAAGTGAATTTCGCTGTTGTCCTGAAAGTAAAGATAGAATTAGGCCTTTTGTTTTGCCTAACTAGTGAACACAACTCAGTCGTGTGCCAAGCTTCTAGGGGAACTTTCCCAGCCACTATCAGGGGTGAGCAATTCCAGTCctgagggcctgattggtgtcacagttttgccccagccaacacacctgactccaatcatctaatcatgatcttcagtttagaatgcaattttaTTAATCAGCTGTGTTGGCTTTGGATGGAGAAAaggtgtgacaccaatcaggccctcagGACTGGAGTTGCACTAGATCCTAGTACACTAGTCCCAGACTAAATAGCAAGATCATTTTAAATGGGAATTCTACATTGCTTTTAAGTCCAGGATGTGGCCTTTTCTCAATTGATTTTAATCAACTcatgcatcctctctcctccgtcctccttttgaaaaaggtcaTCAAAGGTAATCCAGGAGAGGCGGCGAGGAGATGGAAAGTGGACAGATATGCACTTGTATGAAATGAGACTAATTGTGTCATCATGCAAATGACATTTACAGGGCGGAAtcacaaaataaatgtataaagtgatttaaaaaatgaatttaGCTAGTTGTGAAAGACATTTTAGAGAAAAGGATAAGTAgcatatgtttttttaaatgtttgcatgCTTTTCTCCTTTGAGAAAACAATAGCttattcaaagggggtgtggcagatttCAAAACTCGTCCTCGCAGGACTTCGGTAGGATACACTTTTGCCACAGAATGAACAATGAGCAAATTATACAAATCTTAGCTTGCCCTTAGTTGCCAAAAGGAGGCTATCGAGGAAGGGAGGACCCTCTTCTATTTGCCAACTAAAGAATTTACACTCTCCTCAACCACTTATCAGTTTCCGAGGAGAAAGGGCGGAGGAGAGCAAGAGTACAGAATTTTGCCCAAATGACAAAAGGCCTATGGCTCCCCCAGTGTCCTTTCATATTAAAACACATTTAGCAAAGGAAGAGGCAAGGAAGGGAACCATTCTCCATATTCTCTTACCTGACCAATCACCTTAAGTTTAATGTACTCTCCATCTTTCTTCTCACTTCCATCTCCACTTGAGGGTTTTGTCTCCTGGAATATACAGAAATGAACAATGTTAGACTCCTGTAAGAAAAGTGTCCCATTGACATGTACATACAACATTACATCAGCATAGTCAGCCAGCCTACTGCACTGTCAACATGTCATGAATCCCTCCATGGTCAGCAAACAGAATAAGTTGTAcaattgtttctctctctttatttaactaggcaagtcagttaagaacaaattcttatttgcaatgacggcctaccagggtacagtgggttaactgccttgttcaagggcagaacggcagatttttaccttgtccgctcagggattcgatccagcaaccttttctgttactggcccaacacttgaCTACCTGCCGGTAAGGTTACGTAGTATACCAAATGGAGAGCCATGTGACATATAACTAGTTACATTTTTGAAAAAGTAAAACCTAATGTCATACCGTTCGTGCATAGCCAGAGTGGCACTGTTTTCGATCTAGCtacctacagtagctagctagatagcttgtGTTAGCAAACACTACTCATCTCGGCCCACATAGCGGCTAACGTAGCTAGCAAGCATTGCTCAAGTATTATTGTCTCTTCAACCAATTCACAGACAAGCAAGACGTTAGTTAAACCGTGCCCCTACCGTGTCTGACATGGTATTGCTCTTGTGATGTTTATTTTATTCCACAAAACGTTAAGTTAAAAATGTAAACACTGCCTCGGGATTCTTGCTGTTTTGAGAAGCAGGTACCATTAATAAAATGACCCGGAAAGTGAATAGTCTTCTTTGTCTGTGgtttttatatggcggttgggaaccaactttaaggtgcttTACCGCCCCGagctggactggagtgtggaccaa
Above is a genomic segment from Oncorhynchus gorbuscha isolate QuinsamMale2020 ecotype Even-year linkage group LG23, OgorEven_v1.0, whole genome shotgun sequence containing:
- the LOC124010942 gene encoding small ubiquitin-related modifier 1; translation: MSDTETKPSSGDGSEKKDGEYIKLKVIGQDNSEIHFKVKMTTHLKKLKESYSQRQGVPMNTLRFLFEGQRISDNQTPKELGMEDEDVIEVYQEQTGGLWND